The following DNA comes from Chryseobacterium gallinarum.
AAGACAAAATATCTTTTACCTCAAGCCCTGAAGGCGTCAAAGTATTTCACAAAGGAATCGAAAAATGTACGACTCCGTGTGTAGCTGAAATACCAAGATCATTGAGCAAACAAATGGTTACTTTTGAAAAAGAGGGCTATAACAGCAAAGAGGTGAAGCTGACTAAAACTTTTAACCCGGTAACATTGCTTAATATCCTTTTTGGTGGCGCTATCGGAGTAGGAATTGATGCGGCTACAGGTTCTTTGACGAAATATTCTCCAAAGAATTATAACGTTGAATTGAGTGCTGCTCAGCAAGAAACGGTTCAGTAATAAAAATCATCAATATAACAATGTACCGGGAATAAATTTCATCGGTACATTGTCAAACTGATCAAAAGGATATATTAAAGACTATTTCAGTATTTCTTTCAGGAACATCAGGGTATGGTTCCATGCTCTTTTCGCCATTATTTCGTTATAATCGGGGGATTTAGGATCCGTAAAGGTATGTTTGGAGTGGGCATAGGTAATGATCTGCCAGTCGGCATTTCCTTCATTCATTTCTTTGATGAGGTTATCATAATCCTGTGGTGTTACACTTTTATCATCTGCCGGGTTTTCAATCAAAATTTTAGCATTCAGTTTTTCATTTTTTCTGGTCTGGTCCTTAGCAAGGCTTCCATGGATTGATACAACCCCTGCAACAGCTAAATTGCCTCTGGCTGCTTCCAAAGCACCTGTTCCTCCGAAACAGTATCCGATAACGGCTGTTTTCCCGGAAATAGCACCGTTTTTCTTCAACTGTTCCAATGCTAATGAAATCCTTTTCTGGTATTCCTGATAATTTTGTTTGTAATATCCTGAGCTTTTCGCAGCAGATTCATTATCAGCAGGAATTTTTCCTTCTCCGTAAATATCAGCGATAAAGGCAATGTATCCCTGCTTTTCAAGCTCAATAGCAGCTGTTTTAGCTTCTTCATCTATCCCTTTCCAGGCAGGAAGGATTAAAACTCCGGGAAGCTTTTTTCCTGCATTGGAAGTGATTAAACCATTTAGCTTCTGAGAACCGTCCTGGTAGGAAATTGTTGTAAGTTTCTGACTGAAAAGACTTCCTGATGTCATCATGAATGCGGTTAATAAGATTGAACGTATCATATTTTGTAATTTAGTAATGGGTATAATCTTGGTGTTTTTAATACAGGACAAATAAAATCCTCAACTAAATTAATGAAAATAACTTAATAGAGGATTATTAATCTTTTATGATGCAGGGATTTAGCTGTAGTGAAAGCTGTCTTTTAATTTACTCAGGTCTGTAAAACCGGTATTGCCCGTCTTCGTAATACGCATTGATGTGCTGAAGTCCGTTGGTTAAAATAATTTCTTTAGCGCCCACAATAGAATTGTATCGTGCGGTCTGCTCAAATGTTTTTTCTGTGAGTTTGATTTGAGGAGCTTTACATTCAATCAGAATTATAGGCTCTGTTCTTTCGGTCACTAAAAGATCAATTCTTTTGGTTAAACCATTGAGAATAATTTTTTTTTCAGTAATTAAAGCCGATGTAGAGTAGGACTTTACGGTAAGATAGTAATGTACCCAGTGTTGTCTTACCCATTCCTCAGGAGTGAGCAGAAGATAAGTTTTGCGAACCAAATCATAAATAAAAAACTTATCTTTGTCTTTCTTGAATTTAAAATCAAAAGTTTCCTGAAAATTCAGTTTTGGAAGTTCCATTAGTAAGATGAAAGAATTAGATTTAATCCTCAAAAATATTAAAAATAAAGAAGTTTTACCTATTTATTTTTTCCATGGAGAAGAACCCTACTTTATAGATGTTGCTGTAAAAGCCCTTGAACACGACTTTCTGGAAGAAGATGAAAAAGCTTTCAACCAGACCGTTACTTATGGAAAAGACACTTCCTATCAGGAGATTCTTTCTCTGGCAAGGCAGTTTCCTATGATGGGGAATAAACAGGTAATCATTGTCAAGGAAGCCCAGGATCTGAAACTGAATGAAGAGGAAAACAGGATCCTCGAATCTTATGTAGAAAATCCGGTACCTTCTACAGTACTGGTTTTTGCCCATAAACATAAAAAGCTTGACAGCCGCAAAAAAGCCGCCAAAGCATTGGATAAGGCCAAAGCTCTTTTCCTGAGTGAACCTGTTAGAGAAAGCAATCTTCCCAAATGGATTGCGGATGAATGTACAAAACTTCAAATCAAAACCGCTCCTAATATTTCCCATCTTCTGGCAGAATACCTGGGAAATGACCTGTCGAGAATAGCTAATGAACTTAATAAGTTGAAAATGATTCTCAAAGAGGGTGAAATTCTTGACGGAACCATCATTGAAAATCATATCGGGATCAGTAAAGAGTATAACGTTTTTGAGCTTCAAAAGGCATTAGGAACAAAAAATGCCAATGCAGCTTTTAAAATTGCCCATTTCATGGGTAAAAACCCCAAGAATAATCCGTTTGTGATGATGCTGGCCAGCCTTTACAGTTATTTTTCAAACGTTATAATCTATCAGACCATGGCGGGACAACCTCCCCAAGCTATTGCTTCCCGGATGGGTGTGAATCCCTATTTCATTAAAGATTATGCCGAAAGTGCCAGGTTATATCCTTTAAAACATGCCACAAGGGTGATCTCTATTTTAAGAGAATTTGATATGAAAGGGAAAGGACTTGGAGCTGTGAATATGAGTGAAGCAGAACTGATCAAAGAACTGGTGTATAAGATTATTAATGTGGATAAGATCAAGATGAAAGTATAGGGTTTGAGAGTCTGGCGAGTGCGAATTTTTTAATAATTATTAATGCAAAAAAATATTTTACTATTTGTTTTATCCTTATTTTTACTAAGCTGTACTTCAGGGAAAGTTGTAAAAAACACAGAGAACAACAATCATTATGAAGTAACCCGGTCTGACAATCAAAAAGCGGTACTTGTTTTATTTCCCTGTTTTCCTTGTGATATTGAACATACAAAAGCTGAAGCCGGCTTTTTGAAAAGTATTGAGAAAGAAGGTGTTACAACAATACTTTTAGATTATAATCAAAAACTATTTTTAAAAGAATCTGAAAAGAAGGAATATGCAGCTGTTTTAAACTCCATATTTGATCAGCATCATATTGATAAGGCCAATGTTTTTATAGGAGGATTTTCCAGCGGTGGTAATGTAGCCCTGTTACTTTCTTCTTTTTTAATCAAAAATGAAAACGCTATTCAGCCCAAAGGACTATTGGTGGTAGATTCACCTGTTGACCTGGAACAGCTCTATCATAATGCTGAAAAAGATGTGGCTGCCAACGTAGATCCTGACGCAGTGGAAGAAGGGAAATTCCTTATCGGGCTTTTTGATCAGGAATTAGGAAAACCCGATGAAAACCCGGCAACATATAAAACCGCTTCACCCTATCTGATGACTTCCAATTCAGTGGAAAATATTCAATATTTAAAAAATATCAAAACAAGGTTTTACTGTGAACCGGATCTGGATTGGCAACAGCAAAACAAAGGCAGAAAGTTTGAAGACCTGAACGCTTTTGTTCTTAAAAAAGCCAATGAAGCTTTAGTCAATCTTGGAAATCATACTGCAGAATACATAGAAACCAAGAACCGTGGTATAAGAGCCAACGGTAAAAAACATCCCCATTCCTGGAATATTGTGGAACAGAAGGGACTGGTAAAATGGATGCTGGAGTGAGGAGGTAGATGAAGAGATTAGAAGCGGATAAAATAATCGATCAATTTTAAAATCCGTGTCCTCATCCTAATCCCGCATCTCATACCCTTCATTGACAATCCGCATATCTGATATTGACAAGTATCATTAAAATAACTTTAAAAAAACATTAAAAATTACGAAATTAGCGGACTTAATTGAATTAAATCTTTTCGAACAAATAAATTATGGAGCAAAACATTTTAGATTGTGTGATCGTTGGATCTGGACCTTCTGGTTTCACAGCTGCAATCTATGCAGCAAGAGCAGACTTAAAACCTGAATTGTATACAGGTCTGGAGCCGGGCGGACAATTAACTACCACTACTGAAGTAGATAACTTTCCAGGGTATCCGGCCGGGATTACAGGTCCTGAAATGATGATGGATCTGCAAAAACAGGCAGAAAGATTTGAAACAAAGGTTCACTATGAGATGATCACCAAAGCTGAATTTTCAAAAGAAGTAGGGGGTGTTCACAAACTATATGCAGGTAATAAAGAGATCTTAGCAAAAACTGTTATTATTTCAACAGGAGCTACCGCAAAATATTTAGGGCTGGAAGATGAGAAAAAATATGCCGGGGGAGGAGTTTCAGCTTGTGCTACATGCGACGGGTTTTTCTACAGAGGAAAAGACGTTGTGGTGGTGGGAGCAGGAGACACTGCTGCTGAAGAAGCTACTTATCTGGCAAAATTATGCAGAAAAGTAACCATGCTGGTAAGAAAAGATGTTTTCAGAGCATCAAAAGCAATGATTCACAGAGTAGAAAACACACCGAATATTGAGGTGAAATTCCACCATGAATTGATTGGAATAGAAGGAGAAAACAGTTTGGTGGAAAGAGCTGTGGTCATCAACAACCAGACACAGGAAACTTCTAAGATAGATGTGGAAGGAATTTTCATCGCCATCGGTCACAAACCGAATACGGATATCTTTGTCGGCCAGGTGGATCTTGATGAAAATGGTTATATTCTGACAGAGAAAGGATCTTCAAGAACAAATCTTCCGGGAGTATTTGCAGCAGGAGACGTTCAGGATCATATCTACAGACAGGCTATTACCGCTGCAGGGAGTGGATGCATGGCGGCAATGGATGCAGAGAAATACTTAGCTGAATTACACTAATATCCAGTGTTCAATGATACAGAGCGTGCCCAATGGGTGCGCTTTTTTTGATCTTTAGTTTCCCACAGATTGTTCGGATTTTCACAGATGTTTGTGGATACTTTTTTGTTTACAGATATACAGATACCGCAGATTATGCGGATATGGCTGATTATAAAATCTTTGATTTTTAAACTTCTGTGTTCTTCTTAACATAATGCTTATAACTTCAAAAACTAAAATGTTCAGAAGCTTTTGTGACTTTTGTGGTTAAATTGTAGCTACAGATGCAGAGAAAAGGAAAGTAGATTTAATAAGATTAATATGGTGGCAATTGAAAACAATATGGTTAAGGTGTTTAAGGATGATTTAAGAAAATTCAGAGAATTAAATAAATGTTGAAAGTTTACTATGAATGTGAATAGCAGGGAAAATAGATAGGATGAAATAATTCCCTTGATTTCTAGTCTATTATTAAGTTCTGTTAAAATTTGTTCCTGAAAAGTTTTGCAGGAATTAAAAATCGTTCTATATTTGCACCACTGAAAACAACGGTATAGCCGGAGTTTAGGGAGAGTTGGCAGAGTGGTCGATTGCGGCAGTCTTGAAAACTGTTGACTGTAACAGGTCCGGGGGTTCGAATCCCTCACTCTCCGCAATAATAAAAACCTACTGATCGCAGTAGGTTTTTATTTTTTGAGTTTTTCCCATCCCAACTTTTGAGGGATCAAGTGCAAAGTTATGGTCTTATAATATTTAGATCTATTTAATTTTTAAAATTCACCCAAAGATTTCTTTTTGATTACTCTTTATTTTAAATAAGCTAAGAAATGAATCGATTTTTAATCGCTTCTGATGAAGCGAAGACTTTGCATGCGCTTAGTCAGCAGCTATGCTGTCTTCTTTGCCTACTTGAAATGGAACATTATTTTTTTAAACTTTGCGTGAAAAACGATTTCAATAATTTTGAGCCAATCAATAATGAACAGAATTTTTTATATCCAGACCCAATTTATTATGTCACCAACTTTTGCTCCTGATCCCTTTTGAGACTGCCTCCCATTTTCACTTGTTGTAAATTGCCACAAAAATATTATGTTGCGTCATTATATAATCTCCTGTAGCTTACCACCAATTTCTTTTATTTTGCCTAAAAGACCCTTAAAATGACTTTCGTTAGTAAAAGGATTCTGAATCGAAACCCTTAACCAAAACTCCCCATTGATAGTTGTATTTACAATATAATAGGACCCGTCAAGAAGAATTTCTTTTGAAATCGTATGGTTAATTACATTTAAATTATTACCGTTTTTATACCTGAAACAAACAATATTACTCATAGGTTCCAGGGCAGCTTCAAACTTATCATCATTCTCGATCATAAAATAGAATTTTCTTGCAAGATTGTATAAGGTATCTATATTCTCCCTGTAAATTTCATCACCATAAGTCCGTAAAATCATATAGGTATTTAAAATATGCATCGGTTTGGTACATTCGAAGGTACTCTTCCCGGATTCGCACCAATCATTTTTATCATGGTTGTCAAATAAATAATCAGCTTCCTGCGCAAAGGTTTTTTTTGCATTTTTTCCGTCCCTATAAATAAGAGCCGTTGATAAAGATGGAGCCATCAATAGCTTATGAAAGTCCAGGATAATTGAATCTGCTTGTTCTGCTCCCTTTAGCAAATCCTTATAATCAGGTGAAAAAATAGCGGCACCACCATGTGCCCCATCAACATGAAACCAGATATTATGCTCCCGGGCCCAGCTGCCAATAGCCTCAAGGTCATCATAAACCCCGAGCGATGTAGAACAGGCGCACCCTACGATACATAAAACTTTCTTCCCTTTCAAAGTTAAATCCCGATATACTTCTGTGAGTAATTCCGTCTGCAACTGAAACTTTTCATTTACTGGCAATTGTATAAGTCCTGAAGCTGGAAGTCCTGCAATTTTAGCCGCCCGTTCTATACTATAGTGGGCTTCCCGGGAAACAAGAATTACTAAATCAGGATGATCTTTTTCCTTAAATTGTGCTTTGGCTGCCAAAATAGCTGTAAGGTTTCCAAGTGAGCCTCCTGATGTAATAATCCCGGATGATTGATTCCCGAATCCGAACTTTGTTTTAATATGGTCGGTAACTATTTTTTCTAATGCAGTCCCCACCATACCCATTTCATAAATAGGTAAGCTCTGGTTAAGACAAGAAATAAAAGCAGAGCTCAGTATGGTTAAAGGTAACGGACAGGCAACCTGATGTCCCATATATTTGGGGTTTCTCACATTAATAGACCGGTCAGCTATTTCTTTAAAAAGAGTAACAGGATCGGAAAGCAGTCCCGAACTGAAATCATTCTTCCAGAATTCCATCTGCTTTTCAGGAGCAATCCAGTTCATAGCAGAATGATCTGTGGATTTTTTGAGATGTTGAGCCAAAAGGCTGATTAATTGATAGCCTTGTTGCTCAAATGATGCTGCAGAATATGCTTTACGTAATAATGTGCTCATGATATTTTATTTATGAACAAAATAACAAAGTAAAATTTATTAAAAAAAATACTTATTTATCATCAACTTATTCCTAAATTGCATTAGTATGGATATAGAAGTATTACGAAACTTTTTAAAGCTATCCGAAACATTAAATTTTACAAAAACCTCGGATAAGGTGTTTATTGCACAACCAGCTCTCAGCAGGCAAATAAAAAAGCTTGAAGATGAACTGTCAATTGTATTATTTAAAAGAAACAAGAGAAATGTAGAGCTTACCCCTGCGGGGGCATACTTTAGAAATGAGGTCCAGAAAATAATCAATCAGCTGGATTACTGTATTAAGCAAAGTGCACAGATTGAGAAGGGAGAAATGGGCGAAATCAGAATTGCATACACTCATTCGGTAATGCAGTCTTTTTTACCGGATCTTGTAAAAAAGCTGAACCATGCCTTGCCAGGAATCAAAATCATATTGATAGAAATGTCAAATACCCGCCAGGTAGAAGCTATAAGAAACAGGGAAATAGATATCAGTCTTTCCACTAACCCTACCATTAAAGGCAACTTAAAAAGCAAGGTGTTAAAAGAAGAAAACTTTGCTGTTGTTTTGCCTAAAAACCATCCAATAAACCATTCAAATTTTGTAAGTGTGGCTCAGTTTGAAACCGAGTCTTTTATATTAGCTCCGAAAGCTGATGGAGAATTGTATGTAGGAATCATTGAATCAATATGTATTGATGCCGGATATTTACCAAACGTAATTCATGAATCTTCCCATGCCAGTACAGTTATAAGACTTGTAGAAGCGGGGATTGGGATCACCATTGAGCCGCTCTCCGGATTAATCAGGTATCATAATAATAACATTAAATACATAGAATTAAAGAATATAAAACAAAAAGCGATCATTGTTATGTTATGGAATGCTGATCTGGAATCTACTCACGCCGGGATATTCTCATTAATTAACGACTTTGATTTTTATAATACATAAGATAAAAGTCTATCGGTTACAAGATGGTTTATTTAGGCTATAGCAACAAATCTGATCATTATAAAAGCCTTAGAGTTTGGATTCTAAGGCTTTTTTATTCTGATTATGTATATGCTGTTAACTTAGTATATCACATGGCGCTACACAAACAATCCAGGGACATCTTTTTTTCCCCGGTGGTGGGCAGCATGCCTCAGAGCAGGTTAATGTTCCGCCATTAATATTTTTCAAATGCTCTCTCGGAATTTTCTTATAATTTTTCATAATCAAGTAATTTAAGTGTACAAATTAGGGCTGGTTTCCACCACCACATCCGTCATATGGCATGCATTGCCATTTTCCGTTGATTAAGCAAATCTGGCCTCCAGGGCAATTAATACCACCTTTGATCGCTTTCAGTTCCTGTCTTTCGATTTTCTTTAAATTTTTCATAAGAATATTGTTTTAGTTCAACCCGAAATTAATCAATTTTCGTCAACTAAAGTGTAATTATTTTGAAAATATTTAACTAAGGTGGGGTTTATTTTAAGTTTTTTGCTTTAAAATCTTTTGAACTGAATAAAATATAAAGCATTAAAATACATTACTTCCAAAAAATCTTGCCTTGTGACAAGTCGGTTTTCATAATGGCTTGGTAATTTTGAGTATGAATATTGATTAACTTAAATCCAGATAATATTATGAAAAATACATTCACTCCGGCTCGTTTCTTAAAGCCGCTACTGATAGCAATTATGATGTTTGCTGTATCATCATTATACAGCCAGAAAGTAAAACCCTCCGTAAGCGGTTATATACCTGTTAACGGAATCAAAGTTTATTACGAAGTATATGGTGAAGGGAAACCTCTTGTACTCTTGCATGGTGCTTTTATGACCATTGATACGAATTGGGGACAGCTGATCCCTGACTTGTCGAAAAACCGGAAAGTTATCGCCATCGAGTTGCAGGGACACGGGCATACCCCATTTTCAGACAGAAAATTATCACACGCTAATCTGGCAAGCGATGTCAAAGGAGTAATGGATTATCTGAAAATTGATAAGGCAGATATTGCCGGATACAGCTTTGGCGGTGCAATAGCTTATCAATTTGCCATACAAAACCCTGATAGGCTTAATAAACTGGTAATAATCTCTGCAACCTATAAAAATACAGGCTGGATACCGGAGGTAAATAATGTCTTTAAAACAATGAAACCTGAACTGTTTACTAATAGTCCCATGCAGACTGCCTATGACCAGGTAGCTCCCGATAAAACAAAATGGACAAAATTTTTAGAGCAGATGATCGCTGCTGCAGGCCAGCCTTTTGATCTGGGCGATGCCAATATTTCTAAGATTTCTGCACCTGTTTTAATTATATCCGGTGACAATGATGGACTGGATAAGATTGAACTTGCAAAAACATATAAGCTATTGGGAGGCGGAGTTTCTGCCGATCTGTCCCCAATGCCAAAATCCCGCCTGGCTATTATTCCCGGACAGAGCCATGTGAGCCTGATGATGCAGACCGCAACAATCCTGAATGAGCTGAACAGTTTTTTAAAGTAACCGGTTGAATGGAATATAAAATATCTTAATTAAAAAATAATTACAATGAGAAAAATAAGTGTTTTATCAATGATTACTTTAGATGGTGTGATGCAGGCTCCCGGCGGACCTGAAGAAGATACATCCGGTAATTTTGAATATGGAGGCTGGACAGTATCTTACGGTGATGAACTTTTTGGACAAATTATGCAGGAGGAAATGAAACCTGCTGACTACCTTTTGGGAAGAAAAACATATGATATTTTTTCGTCATACTGGCCGGGCCATGCAGATTTCTGGCCGGCTATTAATAAAGGGACAAAATATGTTTTATCTCAAACCATGGAAAAATCAG
Coding sequences within:
- a CDS encoding LysR family transcriptional regulator, with the translated sequence MDIEVLRNFLKLSETLNFTKTSDKVFIAQPALSRQIKKLEDELSIVLFKRNKRNVELTPAGAYFRNEVQKIINQLDYCIKQSAQIEKGEMGEIRIAYTHSVMQSFLPDLVKKLNHALPGIKIILIEMSNTRQVEAIRNREIDISLSTNPTIKGNLKSKVLKEENFAVVLPKNHPINHSNFVSVAQFETESFILAPKADGELYVGIIESICIDAGYLPNVIHESSHASTVIRLVEAGIGITIEPLSGLIRYHNNNIKYIELKNIKQKAIIVMLWNADLESTHAGIFSLINDFDFYNT
- the holA gene encoding DNA polymerase III subunit delta, whose protein sequence is MKELDLILKNIKNKEVLPIYFFHGEEPYFIDVAVKALEHDFLEEDEKAFNQTVTYGKDTSYQEILSLARQFPMMGNKQVIIVKEAQDLKLNEEENRILESYVENPVPSTVLVFAHKHKKLDSRKKAAKALDKAKALFLSEPVRESNLPKWIADECTKLQIKTAPNISHLLAEYLGNDLSRIANELNKLKMILKEGEILDGTIIENHIGISKEYNVFELQKALGTKNANAAFKIAHFMGKNPKNNPFVMMLASLYSYFSNVIIYQTMAGQPPQAIASRMGVNPYFIKDYAESARLYPLKHATRVISILREFDMKGKGLGAVNMSEAELIKELVYKIINVDKIKMKV
- a CDS encoding alpha/beta hydrolase fold domain-containing protein, producing MQKNILLFVLSLFLLSCTSGKVVKNTENNNHYEVTRSDNQKAVLVLFPCFPCDIEHTKAEAGFLKSIEKEGVTTILLDYNQKLFLKESEKKEYAAVLNSIFDQHHIDKANVFIGGFSSGGNVALLLSSFLIKNENAIQPKGLLVVDSPVDLEQLYHNAEKDVAANVDPDAVEEGKFLIGLFDQELGKPDENPATYKTASPYLMTSNSVENIQYLKNIKTRFYCEPDLDWQQQNKGRKFEDLNAFVLKKANEALVNLGNHTAEYIETKNRGIRANGKKHPHSWNIVEQKGLVKWMLE
- the trxB gene encoding thioredoxin-disulfide reductase — encoded protein: MEQNILDCVIVGSGPSGFTAAIYAARADLKPELYTGLEPGGQLTTTTEVDNFPGYPAGITGPEMMMDLQKQAERFETKVHYEMITKAEFSKEVGGVHKLYAGNKEILAKTVIISTGATAKYLGLEDEKKYAGGGVSACATCDGFFYRGKDVVVVGAGDTAAEEATYLAKLCRKVTMLVRKDVFRASKAMIHRVENTPNIEVKFHHELIGIEGENSLVERAVVINNQTQETSKIDVEGIFIAIGHKPNTDIFVGQVDLDENGYILTEKGSSRTNLPGVFAAGDVQDHIYRQAITAAGSGCMAAMDAEKYLAELH
- a CDS encoding bacteriocin-like protein, whose protein sequence is MKNLKKIERQELKAIKGGINCPGGQICLINGKWQCMPYDGCGGGNQP
- a CDS encoding pyridoxal phosphate-dependent decarboxylase family protein, translated to MSTLLRKAYSAASFEQQGYQLISLLAQHLKKSTDHSAMNWIAPEKQMEFWKNDFSSGLLSDPVTLFKEIADRSINVRNPKYMGHQVACPLPLTILSSAFISCLNQSLPIYEMGMVGTALEKIVTDHIKTKFGFGNQSSGIITSGGSLGNLTAILAAKAQFKEKDHPDLVILVSREAHYSIERAAKIAGLPASGLIQLPVNEKFQLQTELLTEVYRDLTLKGKKVLCIVGCACSTSLGVYDDLEAIGSWAREHNIWFHVDGAHGGAAIFSPDYKDLLKGAEQADSIILDFHKLLMAPSLSTALIYRDGKNAKKTFAQEADYLFDNHDKNDWCESGKSTFECTKPMHILNTYMILRTYGDEIYRENIDTLYNLARKFYFMIENDDKFEAALEPMSNIVCFRYKNGNNLNVINHTISKEILLDGSYYIVNTTINGEFWLRVSIQNPFTNESHFKGLLGKIKEIGGKLQEII
- a CDS encoding type I restriction enzyme HsdR N-terminal domain-containing protein, whose protein sequence is MELPKLNFQETFDFKFKKDKDKFFIYDLVRKTYLLLTPEEWVRQHWVHYYLTVKSYSTSALITEKKIILNGLTKRIDLLVTERTEPIILIECKAPQIKLTEKTFEQTARYNSIVGAKEIILTNGLQHINAYYEDGQYRFYRPE
- a CDS encoding dienelactone hydrolase family protein translates to MIRSILLTAFMMTSGSLFSQKLTTISYQDGSQKLNGLITSNAGKKLPGVLILPAWKGIDEEAKTAAIELEKQGYIAFIADIYGEGKIPADNESAAKSSGYYKQNYQEYQKRISLALEQLKKNGAISGKTAVIGYCFGGTGALEAARGNLAVAGVVSIHGSLAKDQTRKNEKLNAKILIENPADDKSVTPQDYDNLIKEMNEGNADWQIITYAHSKHTFTDPKSPDYNEIMAKRAWNHTLMFLKEILK
- a CDS encoding alpha/beta fold hydrolase, which translates into the protein MKNTFTPARFLKPLLIAIMMFAVSSLYSQKVKPSVSGYIPVNGIKVYYEVYGEGKPLVLLHGAFMTIDTNWGQLIPDLSKNRKVIAIELQGHGHTPFSDRKLSHANLASDVKGVMDYLKIDKADIAGYSFGGAIAYQFAIQNPDRLNKLVIISATYKNTGWIPEVNNVFKTMKPELFTNSPMQTAYDQVAPDKTKWTKFLEQMIAAAGQPFDLGDANISKISAPVLIISGDNDGLDKIELAKTYKLLGGGVSADLSPMPKSRLAIIPGQSHVSLMMQTATILNELNSFLK